A single region of the Drosophila takahashii strain IR98-3 E-12201 chromosome 2R, DtakHiC1v2, whole genome shotgun sequence genome encodes:
- the LOC108065110 gene encoding uncharacterized protein yields the protein MPFGKLSFEMHKLKISDHPIEGIKFNGTIMEDLGVKRQPMKQKFVLRKPRIHCLYGKTRANGLDWVHKTVSIEKDEEEYNWVKITGRNKVSAHDYDIKDLISECENLSEFRKTVDLKNLKEISKEELNQVPAVQGVLGSANSYDFKNLISECENLEGGLYYDGTPSLIQNPDEVNVDELACYLENMANIPKKLSSMAEMMYT from the coding sequence ATGCCTTTCGGGAAGTTGTCCTTCGAGATGCATAAGTTGAAAATTTCAGATCATCCAATCGAAGGAATCAAGTTCAATGGAACCATAATGGAGGATTTAGGAGTGAAGAGGCAACCGATGAAGCAAAAGTTCGTGCTCCGAAAACCTCGGATCCACTGTCTCTATGGGAAAACACGGGCTAATGGACTGGATTGGGTCCACAAAACTGTGAGCATCGAGAAGGATGAGGAGGAATATAATTGGGTGAAAATCACGGGTAGAAATAAGGTTTCTGCCCATGATTACGACATTAAGGACCTGATAAGCGAGTGTGAAAATCTTTCCGAATTCCGGAAAACCGTTgacttgaaaaatttaaaagagaTATCTAAGGAAGAGCTTAATCAGGTCCCAGCAGTTCAAGGGGTTTTGGGTTCCGCCAATTcctacgattttaaaaacctgaTAAGCGAATGCGAAAATTTGGAGGGCGGCCTCTATTACGATGGAACACCATCTTTAATACAAAACCCCGACGAAGTAAATGTCGATGAGCTGGCCTGCTACCTTGAAAATATGGCGAACATACCCAAGAAACTGTCATCCATGGCCGAAATGATGTACACCTAA
- the SCCRO3 gene encoding DCN1-like protein 3: protein MGNCLKCFQSAAEQSMPTNASSPNSHNSNSNACQTATGLANCYESVGTNPNANERCALETDELLSSRTPLKPAKANNCDTKRNSFKSLGLLNGSAPTMSDIITTAVKESMEVSHQTLNKLFDVYKDPDDEDMILTDGIERLCNDLDYQPDEFAILVLAWCLDASQMCRFTKAEFVEGLHKMRADTIASIRVRLEQTIEMLRADAEMFKQLYRFTFRFGLEPDQRVLSLEMAIDLWKLVFTVQTPDLFSNWIHFLEKHPNIRRIPKDTWNMYLNFTEQCDIQNYDDTEAWPSLFDDFVDYEKNRALVSSGIHDDDNNNDDPLQSHVKAEDPGLVS, encoded by the exons ATGGGCAATTGCCTGAAATGCTTCCAGTCTGCCGCCGAACAATCGATGCCAACGAACGCCTCGTCCCCCAATTCAcacaattccaattccaacgCCTGCCAGACGGCCACCGGCCTTGCAAATTGCTACGAATCGGTGGGCACTAATCCCAATGCCAACGAGCGCTGCGCCCTAG AAACCGATGAACTGCTCTCCAGCCGAACTCCACTCAAGccagcaaaagcaaacaattgtGATACTAAGCGTAATAGTTTTAAGTCTTTAGGTTTGCTTAATGGCAGTGCGCCCACCATGAGCGATATCATAACAACCG CTGTCAAGGAGTCCATGGAGGTTTCGCACCAGACGCTGAACAAACTATTCGATGTGTACAAAGATCCCGACGACGAGGACATGATACTCACGGACGGCATCGAGCGACTGTGCAATGACCTCGACTATCAGCCCGATGAGTTCGCCATACTCGTCCTGGCCTGGTGCCTGGATGCCTCGCAGATGTGCCGCTTCACCAAGGCGGAGTTCGTCGAGGGCCTGCACAAGATGCGGGCGGACACAATAGCCAGCATCCGGGTGCGGCTGGAGCAGACAATAGAGATGCTCAGGGCGGACGCCGAGATGTTCAAGCAGTTGTACCGCTTCACCTTCCG CTTTGGCCTGGAGCCCGATCAGCGCGTCCTCTCGCTCGAGATGGCCATCGACCTGTGGAAACTAGTGTTCACTGTACAAACACCTGATCTCTTCTCCAACTGGATACACTTCCTCGAAAAGCACCCGAATATACGCCGCATACCGAAGGATACATGGAATATGTACCTCAACTTTACGGAACAATGTGATATACAAAATTACGACGACACCGAAGCGTGGCCCAGTCTCTTCGACGACTTCGTGGACTACGAGAAGAACCGTGCGCTGGTGTCGTCGGGCATCCACGACgatgacaacaacaacgacgatCCCCTGCAGAGCCACGTGAAGGCCGAGGATCCGGGTCTCGTGTCGTAG
- the LOC108065122 gene encoding uncharacterized protein: MPCESCGVEFTVFRRKRACFDCKRYYCANCIASRRCQRCSVFAQRPLLRTDLLKLKPKDLIFYLQSKHISTEGCLEKEELVGLVLTHVAQVDRGRGSNASSNSPGRGQANPIDSLKQSCQNFFSNLTDNISDSLASFDSKVTTKPPESRQPEAPSHIFEQPRVSTREIPTYASAVNGGPQRVHIHQSSQSSSSPSTSTQASNNRDASGSSQAQAAPEEEEDRAEEHDCECSDDEIMATFSERVSLSLKTDTSARVVSVPAAPSGGGGPGATTAASPGCSKPGSSSSKADASSQSSFEELGAIGGISDESKATTDTNSSHLDQWQVLEVNRIDAVEETPTTSAAEEILEVTLRSRPAVEGDESQMGDGSTQTLNIEQRPANPSPALHPAVPQRTKKVTRRRSDGYLNRRYHSSDDESPVTPGGPGLSLGLSTLSEQPEHGLHAHSHRQSCQRCGKNKTNIRRHVEKMRRHLENSQMSEEDIKRELQEFLTYLEQRTKSVEASDADSHAVSPLSVDAISVAAGGRSPDMPITPTIEFSPTQDDDIRWDDDEGIHVYAAPSDFEPAAGIDSRFVNLEDFEDLKDLEALTVKQLKEVLMLHRVDYKGCCEKQELLDRVSRLWKTMRESPAVEKLATDELCKICMDAPIECVFLECGHMATCTSCGKVLNECPICRQYIVRVVRFFRA; the protein is encoded by the exons ATGCCCTGCGAAAGCTGCGGCGTGGAATTCACGGTGTTTCGTCGCAAGCGCGCTTGCTTCGACTGCAA ACGCTACTATTGTGCCAACTGCATTGCGTCCAGGCGCTGCCAACGATGCTCCGTGTTCGCCCAGCGTCCTTTACTAAGGACAGATCTATTAAAGCTCAAGCCCAAGGACCTGATTTTCTATCTGCAGTCCAAACACATCTCCACTGAAGGCTGTCTAG AGAAAGAGGAGCTGGTGGGCCTGGTCCTCACCCATGTGGCCCAGGTGGACCGGGGCCGTGGCTCGAACGCCTCCTCCAACAGTCCGGGTCGTGGCCAGGCCAACCCCATCGACAGCCTCAAACAGTCGTGCCAAAACTTCTTCTCCAACCTGACCGACAATATAAGCGATTCGCTAGCCTCGTTCGATTCCAAAGTCACCACAAAGCCGCCGGAGAGCAGGCAGCCGGAAGCGCCCTCCCACATCTTCGAGCAGCCCCGGGTGTCCACTCGCGAGATTCCCACTTACGCCAGTGCCGTAAATGGCGGGCCGCAACGCGTCCACATCCATCAAAGCAGccagagcagcagcagtcccTCAACTTCCACGCAGGCATCGAATAATCGCGATGCCAGCGGTAGCAGCCAGGCCCAAGCGGCCCCTGAGGAAGAGGAGGATAGAGCGGAGGAGCACGACTGCGAGTGTTCAGACGACGAGATTATGGCCACGTTCAGTGAGCGCGTTTCGTTGTCGCTCAAAACCGATACCAGCGCTCGGGTGGTCAGTGTTCCCGCAGCGCCcagtggaggaggaggcccTGGAGCCACCACAGCAGCCAGTCCGGGCTGCTCCAAGCCGGGCTCGAGCAGCTCCAAGGCGGACGCCTCCTCGCAGTCCAGCTTCGAGGAGCTGGGCGCCATCGGTGGCATCTCCGACGAGAGCAAGGCCACCACGGATACCAACAGCAGTCATCTGGACCAGTGGCAAGTGCTAGAGGTGAACCGCATCGATGCGGTGGAGGAAACGCCGACCACGAGCGCCGCCGAGGAGATCCTGGAGGTCACGCTGCGCAGCAGACCGGCGGTGGAAGGCGACGAAAGCCAGATGGGCGATGGGAGCACTCAAACCCTAAATATAGAGCAGCGTCCGGCCAACCCAAGTCCAGCGTTACATCCCGCCGTGCCGCAGCGCACCAAAAAGGTGACCCGCCGACGCTCGGATGGCTACTTGAATCGCCGCTACCATTCCAGCGATGATGAGTCGCCGGTGACGCCAGGTGGACCTGGTCTCAGCCTGGGACTCTCCACGCTCAGCGAACAGCCGGAGCACGGCCTGCATGCGCACTCCCATCGCCAGAGCTGCCAGCGGTGCGGCAAGAACAAGACAAACATCCGTCGGCATGTGGAGAAGATGCGACGCCATCTGGAGAACTCGCAAATGTCCGAGGAGGACATCAAGCGGGAGCTGCAGGAATTCCTCACGTACCTGGAGCAGCGCACCAAGTCCGTGGAGGCCTCCGATGCCGACAGTCATGCAGTGTCTCCGCTCAGCGTGGACGCGATCAGCGTGGCAGCTGGCGGCAGATCACCGGACATGCCCATCACGCCGACCATAGAGTTCTCGCCCACGCAGGATGATGATATCCGCTGGGACGATGACGAGGGCATCCATGTGTACGCGGCACCTTCCGACTTTGAGCCGGCCGCCGGCATTGACTCGCGTTTCGTCAACTTGGAAGACTTTGAGGATTT AAAAGACTTGGAGGCTTTGACGGTGAAGCAGTTGAAGGAGGTGCTCATGCTGCACCGCGTCGACTACAAAGGCTGTTGCGAGAAGCAGGAGCTGCTCGACCGCGTCAGCAGGCTGTGGAAAACCATGCGGGAGTCTCCAG CTGTTGAGAAACTGGCCACGGACGAGCTCTGTAAGATTTGCATGGACGCGCCCATTGAGTGCGTGTTTCTGGAATGCGGGCACATGGCCACCTGCACGAGCTGCGGAAAAGTGCTGAACGAGTGCCCGATTTGCCGACAATATATTGTACGAGTTGTAAGATTTTTTAGAGCATAA